In Desulfopila inferna, the DNA window GCGAACAAACCCGCTATCTTGCCGGTCTGCAGGAGCCTCTTGTCGCCCCCGAACTTATACCAGAGGGAGGAGGATTCCCAGAGAAAAGGAATAGTTACGGCACCTGCTAGCAGGAGTAGAAGAATGAGCACGAGGATGAGTTTGAGTGCTTTTCTTTTGCCGGGGGGGTAGAGAGGGCGCAAATGCATGCTGGAGTAGCTCCTGCGGGATGGTGTCTGGCCATCTGGAATTTTCCAAAAAGCCTGGATTCTGAATTGATTTCCGCTGATTCAGTTCCTATGGTTTATTCGAACCTGGCCAAAAATGGATTCCGGTTCTTTGGAAATATGAGTCTTCGAAAGTATATTTGCTGACCATGTTTTGTTCAACAGAATTTGAGGCTTTCCACTTCCAAACCGCAGGTAAATCCCAAGTAATTCTAGAATTTCCCCCTGCCTGGGCAGGAAAAAGGAGGAATTATGATACGCAGACTCATCTTGGTATCGGCAATGCTGCTGTTCGCTAATGGGGCAATTGCTGCAGGAAATTTTGTCCAATACAAGGTCGGCGGCGAATCTTTTGAGGGATATTTCATTTCGCCTGCCGACAATGCGCCCTTGATTGTGATGGTGCACGACTGGGACGGTTTGACGGAATATGAAGTTAAGCGGGCAGATATGCTTGCCGAGCTTGGATATGCCGTCTTTGCTGTCGATCTCTTCGGTGAAGGGATACGGCCGGTTGAGACCGAGGAGAAAAAGAAGCTGACCGGCATGTTATACGAGGATAGGGAAAGAATGCGGGGACTTCTCCAGGGCGGGCTGGATAAGGCCGCAGAGCTCGGCGGCAACAGGGACAATGCCGTTGCCATAGGCTATTGCTTCGGCGGTGCGGCTATTCTGGAATTAGCCAGAACAGGCGCTGCGCTTAAGGGATTTGTCTCCTTTCACGGTGGCTTGGAAACTCCTGAAAATCAGAGTTATTCGCAGACGAAAGGCAAGATTCTGGTTCTTCACGGCAGCGCCGATACATCCGTAACTCTGGACCAATTTGCCGCCCTGGCTAAAGAGTTGGAGGAGCAGGATGTCGATCATGAGATGATAACCTACGGCGGTGCTCCCCATGCCTTTACGGTCTTCGACACCGAGCGCTACCGCGAGGATGCCGACAGGAAATCATGGCAGCGTTTCACCAGATTCCTTGCCGACACACTCTAGGAAACTGAATATTTATTTATTCTTTTTCTGCGCCTCTCTATTGGCGAATGAGACCTCGCGGTTCGAAACCTTGAAGACACTGATCATGTTGCGCAGTTGGGAAGAAAGATCGGAGAGATTTTTTGAATTACTGCGCAACGTGTTGCTCCGTGTGTTCATTCCCTGGGCGATGGCGCTCACCTCACCAATATCCTGAGCTATCTGCGCTGACACCTGTGAACTCTGGGCCACGTTTTCGTTGACTTCGCTGATACCAAGAGAGGCCTGCTCAATATTGAGGGCAACCTCCGAGGCGCGTCCGGCCTGTTCCGACATGGAGCCGGCAATTGAATTGATTATTGAATCAATATCCGCGATTACCTTGGAAATTCTGCCAACCTCTTCAACAGTCCCCTCTGTGGAATTCTGGATACCCTCAATCCTTTTCTTGATCTCCCGGGTGGCCTCCTGAGTTTGATTGGCCAGCCCCTTTATTTCTGCGGCAACAACGGAAAAGCCTTTTCCCGCTTCTCCGGCACGGGCCGCTTCAATGGTTGCATTTAAGGCAAGGAGGTTGGTCTGATCGGCAATTTCAGTTATTACCTCCGTCACTTTGCTGATTTCACGAGCCGCATCTCCCAGAAGAGTTACCTTGGTCGTGGCGCTCTGGACCTGGCCTGTGGCTGAATTCGACACTTGCATCGCCTGATCACAGCTGACCACAACTCCCTCGAGTGCACTTTTCATCTCCATGGCTGTTCCCGCCACATTACTGATATTTGTCGAGGCCTGCTCACTGGCGGCGGCTATAGAGGTCATGCTGGTATTCATTTCCTCACTGGCCGCAGCGACGGTATCGGCCTTCATACTGAGTTCATTTGATTCACCTTCAAGAGAATCGGAGGCGGAAAGAACTTCGAGCGAGGAAGAGGTAACCGTCTCGGAATTGCCGCCTATTTTAATGATGATTTTCTCCAGCCGTTCGACAAATGCATCGAACCAGCCGGCGACGACGCCTATTTCATCGGTTCTGGAGGAATTGAGACGTTTGGTCAGATCCCCCTCCCCTTCGGCCGCATCCTGCAACCCTCTGGAAATTTCCTGAATCGGCCTGATGACCATAAATTTGAGGAGAAAAGCAAAAAGCAGAAGTATGATAAGGCCGCAAAGTGCACCAACGATAATGACGATGGAGGTGGTGGAAGAATTGACATCAAATGACGATTTTTCCAGGATTTCAGCGGTCTTCTGTAATGAAGAAACGTTGTTTGCCTGGACCTGGTTCAGATTGTTTTTTATCTGCAGGATCACCTCCTCCGATTCTGAGGCAAGCACGTTCTGGATGGTGTGTTCATTTTTCTTTTTAAGGCCATCGAAGCGTATCCCCATGGCATTGATTTCCTGGATGGCCATGGCTTTGGAAATACCAATGACGATGGTTCCCACCTTCTGGCCATAGTACTCAATGGGGCTTTCATGAATCAAAACCGCCTGGTCCTGCTTTGCTTTCTCCAGAACCTGCAGGATTTCCTGAAATGCAACTTCCAGTCCGCTGCTCTTGTCGGATTCAAAGTCCTCAAGATAGTCGACGATGGTGTCATCGACCCTGTTGACATAACTAGGCAGGGGCTCGTCCTCTTGTCCGAGAAAAAGGATAAAGAGAATTTCTTCGGCCTGGGCGCCGGCCCGGCTCAATTTAATGAGCTGTCCGTAATCCTTTGCCTTTATAGCGTCTGTACCCACACTGGCAATGAGGGAGGCGATTCCCTGGGCATTGGCTTTTAACAGTTTTTCCATGCCTCTGGTGACATTTTTCTCCTCCGCCGACAGAGCGGTCTCGGTAATTTCGAGCAGACTGGAGGAGGCCTGGTCGCTCATTTTTGTCAGAGAACCGTTTACATCCTGCTGCAGGGCGGTAAACTCCTGTTGTGCCGATGTCGTTGTCTGATTGAGCTTGGCGTTGACGTTTTCGCGCATGTCTTCCAGCAGGCTGCTCTGTCTGGCGAGAATGGTGAGACATAAGCCAATAAATGAAATAGTCAGGATAACAGCTAAAACGCCGAGAACCTTGAGGCTGAGACTGCTTTTGAAGTCTTTCAACATAGTGGTGTTCCTGTCAGAATTATGGTGTTTGCCGCGAGAATATCAACGCCCTGCTGCGAAGCTTTCTCTCCGGAATATCAGAGACTGTTCCAGTTTTGAGGATATTTACGTATCGGTCCTTACATGCGTATTCTTGAGAGCGGATCTCTTAAAAGACATAAAAAACAAAAGGCTATATTTCGCGTTCAGGCCGAGGCAGTTCAATAGTAAAACAGACACCGCCACTCTCACCCTGGAGATTTGCAGCGCTTACCGAGCCGTTATGATGATTGGCTATTGTTCTAACGACGAAGAGACCGAGACCAAGATGCGGTTCCTGGTCATGTGTGGTCCGCACCGATACCATTGAGCTGAAAATCTCCTCCAGCATGTTCTCCGGGATAGCCGGGCCTCTGTTGGTAATGTGTATGCGGGATGTGCTTTTAAAGGCCTCCAGATGCAGTTCGACGGCGGTGCCCTTTTGATGAAAAGCAACTCCGTTTTCAATTACCTTATCGAGCATTTGGCGGATGCGGTAGGGATCACCGAGTAGGTAGACATCTTCTTCAGGTTTTTTATAGATAAATTCAACCTTATCAAAGGTGACTCGCCAACTATAGCTCAGCCACATTGCCAGGGCCTCGGAGAGATTGAAATTTTCAACAAAATCCTGGGAGAGAGCATTTTGCAGATTTGCCGCATCGCGGATGCCGGTGAGCATGTCTTCCATGCGCTTGATATCTCCAAGAGCCCAGTTGACATAATTTGATATGTGGTCCGGCTGGCCGGAGAGTTCCTGGGCGAGGTTTTTCAGAGAGGCTGAAACACCGGCCAACGGGGTGCGCATTTCATGCTCCAGATTGTCCGCCATTTTTTCCCGGTAGCGGCTTTGGGCCTGAAGCTGAGAAAGAACCGAATGAAGGGTTCTGGAAAGATCGCCGATCTCATCACGGGCATTTGCCGGAGACGGCAAGGTGAGAATCTGACCGTTTTCACCGATTGCCGCGGCAGCCTGGTCCCGAAGCAAACGAATTCGCGAGGAAATGCGAAAGGCAAAGAAGAGCAGTCCGCAGCCTCCAAAAATAAGGACCAGCAGGGTCAGGCCAATTGATTCTTCAATAACCCTGTTTTTCAAGGCAAGAATAGAGTTGGTGGTTTGTTCGACAACTACTGCTCCGACGATGGTGTCATTCTCATACAAAGGTGTGATCGCCGCCATAACCTCAACTTCATCCTCGGCGATGCGGTAGCTTGAGGTGGAGCTGCTGCCGAGCAGGGCCTCGCGCACCCCTTCGAGATTCAAGGTCGAGGGCTGCGCTTCAGGGTCGGCAAAATCATTGGAAAATGGTTCTGTGAAAAGATGATAGAGAGGTGAAAAAAAAGTGTTCAGCCGGGAGAGAAAAGAGTTCCGGCCGGGGATATCGGCATTGACATCATCAGCTGTTCTGAGAGAACCGTAGCTCGCCCTGATATGCTGGTTCGAATCGATTACCTGTATTTTTGACTGCGGCCGGTTCAGCGATTCGAGAATATCTTCAATAGAGGTGGATTGAGCCAGCAGCCAACCGATATCTTCGGGACTTTCAAGGTCGGCCGTCCCGATGATATTTTCTGTTCTGCGGGAGAAGACATCGTCTACATCGACGATGGCGAATGCCAGCCTATTGCCGACCAGTTCAAGCGGCAGCCGCATTTCCAGAATATATCCGGATGAAGTTGTCTCCCAGACTCCCTGAAGGCGGGATTCATTTTTAGCGGGCAGTATGCTGTCGAAGTCTCGCGAGACCAGATATCCGTTAACCCATCCCGGCTCGCTTGCCGTGATGATATATCGGTTGAGATTGCCCTGTCTGTCTTCAATGGCTATCTGCAGGTGATCGGATCTGTCCAGGGCCAGTGAGTTTTCCTGCCGAAAAACCAGACTATCGTCATTCACCAGAAAGACGGCATACAGGTGGTCTCCCCTTCTGCCGATCAGATGCCTGAATCCCGAGCCATCGGGATCAAAGTTTTGCGGTGAATCAAGGATATGTTCACTGCCGAAGTACAGCGCGTTTTCCAGGTGGGGTTCCCAGTCGTCCGTTTTACCGTTGAGACGCATCGGGCTTGTCAGTTGAAAAAGATAGAGATCGCGGCTGCGGTCCAGCGAATGAAAGAGTTCCCGGTCGAAAAGACCTGCCCTGCCGCTCAATGCCGAGGCCACCGCACGGGCGGAAAACATCAGCGCCTCCTTCTTGCTCTCGAGCAGGCTGGTTTTGACAATGGCGGCAAGGCGTACCCCTGTATACGGGATGGCGAGTAGTAAAAGTGAAATCAAGGCGAGTTTCAGCCTGAGAGATATTCGCATAGGCTGTTATTCCACCCAGCGGTATCCCATACCATATTCGGCGCGGATGGTGTTGAATTGGGGGTCGATTTCTCTGAATTTTTCCCTGATTCTTCTGATATGAGCGGCAATGGCATTATTGGTTACCACTACATTGGCGGCCGCCATCAGTTGAGAATGTGACTTGACATGGCCGGGATGTTTCACCAGCGAGACAAGAAGCCAATACTCCGTCAGAGTGAAATTGAGCTGGATGTCGTTCCAGAACACCTGTTTTCTCTCCTCCTGAATTAAAAGATCCCCTGAACGCCATGTTTTTTCTGAAGCTTCAGGATTTCCTTTTAGTACTTCCATCATCTTGAACAGTGCCGAAATCCGGACCGGCAGAAAATCAAGGGTAGTGGTGTTCTTGGTGAGGTAATCCCAAGCCCCGAGCCGCAGGCCCGACACCTTGTCCAGGTCGGAATCACGGGCTGTCAAAAAGATGATGGGAATAGAGGGCGAAGCGCGGCGCAGTTCGCGGCAGAGGTCGAATCCTCCTTCCATTTCATCACCCAGCATGACATCAAGAATGGCGAGGTCGGGAAGCTGACGGGTAAAGGCGGACTGCGCTTCAGCTCTACCGGCGTAGCTGCTGACCGCATAGCCCTCTCTTTTCAAGGCTTGGGCGTAGTTGGCTCTAAGGCGTTCGTCGTCTTCAACTAATGCTATGGTATACGTCATGGCTTCCGCTACCTTCCCTTGAGTTGTATGGATCCGAAAATGATCGACAATTAATCGCATCAAAGTAATCCGTTGCCCCGCATCACTGCAAGCAGAAAAGCAGCAGAACTGGGGTATGGTCATCTTTTCTCATAATTGCTGAGGCTTATCCACTTGATAACGGCACATGGTCTTCAGGGTAAATGGCAATAGTCAAATCAACAAAATCAACACCCAAAAATAAATTAAGATTACCATGAGATTTTTTCTTCATGGCCAAGAGCATTCTTGTTTTATATTTCTATACAGATACCCAAAATGCCAGACAGCTTTTTGAAACAATGGCTGCTGCCGAGAGGTTTGGAGCCGTTGACATGTTATGATAGGTATATAAATTTCTCGTTATCCATTCTTGTTTCGTTCTGAAGCAGATGAAAGTCATTTTGATTTTCATCAAAAAACAGGAACTAAATGATAAGGAGGAATTTATGAAAACATCACCAATACCATCAATAATCGTGGCAGGCTTCCTGGTTTTCTTGTTGAGCTTTCCGGTGCTGGCTCAGCAGAGTGCGGAGGAGCTTAAGGGGAAGGAAGTTCAAAATGAGCAGGGTGAAACTCTTGGCACCATCGAGGAAGTTATCATCGGACCGGATGGAAATATCGAAGCGGTTGTCGTCAAAAAAGGCGGTTTTCTGGGGATGGGAGGTGAAGAAAACCGAATACCCTGGAACGCTCTAAGGCAGGGAGAGAATCAGGATTCTTACGTCTATTCCGGAGCCGGAGCTGAACAGCCGCAAATAACCGAACAACAGAACCAGCAGGAGACGCAACAGGAAAGACCTGTTGCTGCCCAG includes these proteins:
- a CDS encoding dienelactone hydrolase family protein codes for the protein MIRRLILVSAMLLFANGAIAAGNFVQYKVGGESFEGYFISPADNAPLIVMVHDWDGLTEYEVKRADMLAELGYAVFAVDLFGEGIRPVETEEKKKLTGMLYEDRERMRGLLQGGLDKAAELGGNRDNAVAIGYCFGGAAILELARTGAALKGFVSFHGGLETPENQSYSQTKGKILVLHGSADTSVTLDQFAALAKELEEQDVDHEMITYGGAPHAFTVFDTERYREDADRKSWQRFTRFLADTL
- a CDS encoding methyl-accepting chemotaxis protein, which produces MLKDFKSSLSLKVLGVLAVILTISFIGLCLTILARQSSLLEDMRENVNAKLNQTTTSAQQEFTALQQDVNGSLTKMSDQASSSLLEITETALSAEEKNVTRGMEKLLKANAQGIASLIASVGTDAIKAKDYGQLIKLSRAGAQAEEILFILFLGQEDEPLPSYVNRVDDTIVDYLEDFESDKSSGLEVAFQEILQVLEKAKQDQAVLIHESPIEYYGQKVGTIVIGISKAMAIQEINAMGIRFDGLKKKNEHTIQNVLASESEEVILQIKNNLNQVQANNVSSLQKTAEILEKSSFDVNSSTTSIVIIVGALCGLIILLLFAFLLKFMVIRPIQEISRGLQDAAEGEGDLTKRLNSSRTDEIGVVAGWFDAFVERLEKIIIKIGGNSETVTSSSLEVLSASDSLEGESNELSMKADTVAAASEEMNTSMTSIAAASEQASTNISNVAGTAMEMKSALEGVVVSCDQAMQVSNSATGQVQSATTKVTLLGDAAREISKVTEVITEIADQTNLLALNATIEAARAGEAGKGFSVVAAEIKGLANQTQEATREIKKRIEGIQNSTEGTVEEVGRISKVIADIDSIINSIAGSMSEQAGRASEVALNIEQASLGISEVNENVAQSSQVSAQIAQDIGEVSAIAQGMNTRSNTLRSNSKNLSDLSSQLRNMISVFKVSNREVSFANREAQKKNK
- a CDS encoding ATP-binding protein; amino-acid sequence: MRISLRLKLALISLLLLAIPYTGVRLAAIVKTSLLESKKEALMFSARAVASALSGRAGLFDRELFHSLDRSRDLYLFQLTSPMRLNGKTDDWEPHLENALYFGSEHILDSPQNFDPDGSGFRHLIGRRGDHLYAVFLVNDDSLVFRQENSLALDRSDHLQIAIEDRQGNLNRYIITASEPGWVNGYLVSRDFDSILPAKNESRLQGVWETTSSGYILEMRLPLELVGNRLAFAIVDVDDVFSRRTENIIGTADLESPEDIGWLLAQSTSIEDILESLNRPQSKIQVIDSNQHIRASYGSLRTADDVNADIPGRNSFLSRLNTFFSPLYHLFTEPFSNDFADPEAQPSTLNLEGVREALLGSSSTSSYRIAEDEVEVMAAITPLYENDTIVGAVVVEQTTNSILALKNRVIEESIGLTLLVLIFGGCGLLFFAFRISSRIRLLRDQAAAAIGENGQILTLPSPANARDEIGDLSRTLHSVLSQLQAQSRYREKMADNLEHEMRTPLAGVSASLKNLAQELSGQPDHISNYVNWALGDIKRMEDMLTGIRDAANLQNALSQDFVENFNLSEALAMWLSYSWRVTFDKVEFIYKKPEEDVYLLGDPYRIRQMLDKVIENGVAFHQKGTAVELHLEAFKSTSRIHITNRGPAIPENMLEEIFSSMVSVRTTHDQEPHLGLGLFVVRTIANHHNGSVSAANLQGESGGVCFTIELPRPEREI
- a CDS encoding response regulator; protein product: MTYTIALVEDDERLRANYAQALKREGYAVSSYAGRAEAQSAFTRQLPDLAILDVMLGDEMEGGFDLCRELRRASPSIPIIFLTARDSDLDKVSGLRLGAWDYLTKNTTTLDFLPVRISALFKMMEVLKGNPEASEKTWRSGDLLIQEERKQVFWNDIQLNFTLTEYWLLVSLVKHPGHVKSHSQLMAAANVVVTNNAIAAHIRRIREKFREIDPQFNTIRAEYGMGYRWVE